The following proteins come from a genomic window of Sphingobium cloacae:
- a CDS encoding DUF1852 domain-containing protein, with product MTNSGFTFSISSIPFNEDYRPADATRITTNFANLARGENRQENLRNTLKMIDNRFNSIMHWDNPAGDRYAVELTIISAELKIGAREDDDHFPLIEILQTTVIDTRSGERIPGMVGNNFSSYVRDYDFSILLLDHLKQNPHGGAPEGFGDLHGKLFKHFLNSSAYRDNFSKPPVICLSVSSRETYHRTANVHPILGIEYKNDKVSATDAYFAKMGMKVRYFMPPHAVAPLAFYHLGGLLDDYTHLELASTISTMETFQKIYRPEIYNANSVAAQDYRPSLKYQDYSLTLIVYDREERSRLAVEQGKFAQEHFIKPHAAVLEQWSSRHAAVVDAVAA from the coding sequence ATGACGAATAGCGGGTTTACCTTCTCCATCAGCAGCATCCCGTTCAACGAGGATTATCGTCCCGCCGACGCCACGCGGATCACCACCAATTTCGCGAATCTGGCGCGAGGAGAGAACCGTCAGGAAAATCTGCGCAACACTCTGAAGATGATCGACAATCGCTTCAATTCGATCATGCATTGGGACAATCCCGCTGGGGATCGTTATGCGGTCGAACTGACGATCATCTCTGCGGAGTTGAAGATCGGCGCGCGGGAGGATGACGATCATTTCCCGCTGATCGAAATCCTACAGACAACCGTCATCGACACGCGCAGCGGTGAACGCATCCCCGGCATGGTCGGCAATAATTTCTCATCCTATGTCCGCGACTATGATTTCAGCATCCTGCTGCTAGACCACCTCAAGCAGAACCCCCACGGCGGCGCACCGGAAGGCTTTGGCGACCTGCATGGAAAATTGTTCAAGCACTTCCTCAATTCCAGCGCTTATCGGGACAATTTCAGCAAGCCGCCGGTCATCTGCCTGAGCGTGTCGAGCCGGGAAACCTATCACCGGACAGCCAATGTCCACCCCATCCTCGGCATTGAGTACAAGAACGACAAAGTCTCCGCGACCGATGCCTATTTCGCGAAGATGGGGATGAAGGTTCGCTACTTCATGCCGCCGCACGCCGTCGCGCCCCTGGCTTTCTATCATCTCGGCGGCCTGCTCGACGACTACACCCATCTGGAGCTCGCCAGCACGATCAGCACGATGGAAACCTTCCAGAAAATCTATCGTCCCGAAATCTACAATGCCAATTCCGTTGCCGCGCAGGACTATCGGCCGAGCCTGAAATATCAGGACTATTCGCTGACCCTCATCGTTTACGACCGCGAAGAACGCAGCAGGCTCGCGGTCGAACAGGGCAAGTTCGCCCAGGAGCATTTCATCAAGCCGCATGCGGCGGTGCTCGAACAATGGTCGTCGCGCCATGCCGCTGTCGTTGATGCTGTAGCTGCCTGA